A DNA window from Anaerocolumna sp. AGMB13020 contains the following coding sequences:
- a CDS encoding glycoside hydrolase family 130 protein: MSDIKMIAPAVPNVPWQERPAGLKDAPVWRYTENPIIGRNPVKGVARIFNSAVMPYGDEFIGVFRGEQTNGIPYIYLGRSKDAIHWEFDENKIPFMDSEGKSFMPLYAYDPRLVKVEDTYYIIWCQDFYGAAIGMAKTKDFKCFERVENPFLPYNRNAVLFPRKINGNFIMLSRPSDSGHTPFGDIFVSESPDLTFWGKHRHVMGRGSNWWESLKIGSGATPIETSEGWLLFYHGVSGTCNGYVYSIGGAILDLENPSIVKYRCETFLLTPEEWYEERGFVPNVIFPCATIHDSESGKIAIYYGSADSYVGLAFTQFDEIIAYIMEHSNVSGSDTEVGNR; the protein is encoded by the coding sequence ATGAGCGATATTAAAATGATAGCTCCTGCGGTGCCAAATGTTCCCTGGCAAGAACGTCCGGCAGGGTTAAAGGATGCCCCGGTTTGGAGATATACAGAAAATCCGATTATCGGACGAAATCCCGTAAAAGGCGTTGCCAGAATATTTAACAGTGCGGTCATGCCCTACGGGGATGAATTTATCGGTGTTTTCCGCGGTGAGCAGACGAACGGTATTCCTTATATCTACCTGGGTAGGAGTAAGGATGCCATTCACTGGGAGTTTGATGAGAATAAAATACCTTTTATGGATAGTGAGGGCAAATCTTTTATGCCGCTATATGCCTATGACCCAAGACTGGTAAAGGTTGAGGATACCTATTACATCATTTGGTGTCAGGATTTTTACGGTGCGGCAATCGGTATGGCTAAAACAAAGGATTTTAAATGCTTTGAAAGAGTGGAAAATCCATTTCTGCCTTATAATCGAAATGCAGTGCTGTTTCCCCGAAAAATCAATGGAAATTTTATTATGTTAAGCAGACCCTCTGACAGCGGGCATACACCTTTTGGTGATATTTTCGTTAGTGAGAGTCCTGATCTTACGTTTTGGGGGAAACACAGACATGTTATGGGAAGAGGCAGTAACTGGTGGGAATCCTTAAAAATCGGCAGCGGAGCAACTCCTATTGAAACCAGTGAAGGTTGGCTTCTGTTCTATCATGGGGTAAGCGGTACCTGTAATGGCTATGTATACAGCATTGGAGGAGCAATCCTGGATCTTGAGAATCCTTCCATTGTAAAATATCGTTGTGAGACTTTCCTGCTTACGCCGGAGGAGTGGTATGAAGAAAGAGGGTTCGTTCCCAATGTAATTTTTCCTTGCGCTACCATTCACGATTCAGAGTCTGGTAAGATTGCCATTTACTATGGTTCAGCAGATAGTTATGTTGGTCTGGCCTTCACCCAATTTGATGAAATCATAGCTTATATAATGGAACATAGCAATGTATCCGGAAGTGATACGGAAGTTGGGAACAGATAG
- a CDS encoding carbohydrate ABC transporter permease: MIKNSALTDGFLKIKAIASDKDQGKSLLHNVKKFLISVSRIAILIGVGYVILSPVIGMIVNSISSDRDAYNPMVFVLPQFPTLERYRLVYESLDYLPTMARDLFYTLSLMLLQILICSMVGYGFARFDFPFKKLLFGCVVVMIVIPVHTIMLPLYITFRQFDPFGIATALTGSPINLMGTPVPMYIMTVLGCGLRSGLYIYIFNQFFRGLPKEIEEAAFVDGAGVWYTYFKIMLVNATPAVITVAVFSMVWQFNDTFFAKLFLISEDVVISKKISILQATIANDYKILDTAIQELYLNAGIILVILPILIIYLLLQRYFIEGVERSGIVG; this comes from the coding sequence ATGATTAAAAATTCTGCCTTAACGGATGGTTTCCTGAAGATAAAAGCTATAGCAAGTGACAAAGATCAGGGTAAGAGCCTGCTTCATAATGTGAAGAAATTTCTGATCAGCGTATCAAGAATTGCCATATTGATTGGTGTTGGATATGTAATCCTGTCACCGGTCATTGGTATGATAGTGAACTCCATTTCCTCAGATCGGGATGCATACAATCCAATGGTATTTGTTTTGCCACAATTTCCAACATTGGAAAGATACCGGCTTGTTTATGAGTCTCTTGATTATCTGCCTACCATGGCCAGGGATCTGTTTTACACTTTGTCCCTGATGCTGTTGCAGATTCTTATATGCTCCATGGTAGGATATGGTTTTGCAAGATTTGATTTTCCTTTTAAGAAGCTTTTGTTTGGCTGTGTGGTGGTGATGATCGTTATCCCTGTACATACTATTATGCTGCCATTGTACATAACCTTTAGACAGTTTGATCCATTTGGCATTGCCACCGCACTAACAGGTTCGCCTATCAACCTTATGGGAACTCCGGTTCCTATGTATATTATGACAGTTCTGGGCTGCGGGCTGAGATCAGGTTTATATATTTACATTTTTAATCAATTTTTCAGAGGGCTTCCCAAAGAAATCGAGGAGGCAGCTTTTGTAGATGGTGCAGGCGTTTGGTATACCTATTTTAAGATTATGCTGGTAAACGCCACACCGGCTGTCATAACCGTAGCAGTGTTCTCAATGGTATGGCAGTTCAATGATACTTTTTTTGCAAAGTTATTTTTGATTAGTGAGGACGTGGTAATCAGTAAAAAGATCTCCATATTGCAGGCAACCATTGCAAACGATTATAAGATCCTGGATACAGCCATACAGGAATTATATCTGAATGCCGGCATTATATTAGTCATCTTACCTATATTGATTATCTATCTTTTACTACAGAGATACTTTATAGAGGGTGTGGAGAGAAGCGGTATTGTGGGGTAG
- a CDS encoding extracellular solute-binding protein, protein MKNLKKVIALCLSVMMVVSMFGCSKKAEKDTPASSEVTESATEAPTTEPVRNTGEKRTINIGTWWIQYYDSSHKSVEDDPSYSGLDVAHLKFDNVKKIHDKYNVDFFWKNLTYAGVQESINNSILAGTPDCDIYLVELSFGIPAALNGLATDLKTVLPADNDLFTTQKNITYLDLGDGKATLLKRVEAASTIEATYPLGFNMQMLEDNNLEDPRKLYERGEWTWDKFIEYCKVLTKDSDGDGQTDQYGYCGFQNETFEQLLMSNGAHIASTKKEELSSAATGEALQMMSDMYNVYNVAYPYDFESGDDATTMRGQYREGNIGFFPIAAWIAADKADYDYSGANGSTLAFDTAYVQWPVGPSGNKDTNAGKVSAGEYYIIPAGVKDPETVYNVLYDMWNWYDGDTSVRDDEETLYWWYAVTASDETLQNENFSIMEDVGSRETFELWNQLGVSYDLHSLIKGETTPAQFQETYKQQVQDALDAYFK, encoded by the coding sequence ATGAAAAATTTGAAAAAAGTAATAGCTCTTTGCTTATCTGTTATGATGGTCGTGTCAATGTTTGGCTGCAGTAAAAAGGCTGAGAAAGACACTCCCGCCAGCAGTGAAGTCACAGAAAGTGCCACAGAAGCACCTACAACTGAACCTGTCAGGAATACTGGTGAGAAAAGAACCATCAATATTGGTACCTGGTGGATACAATACTATGACAGCTCTCATAAGTCCGTAGAAGATGATCCCTCCTATTCCGGTTTGGATGTAGCGCATTTAAAATTTGATAATGTTAAAAAGATCCATGATAAATACAATGTAGATTTCTTCTGGAAAAACCTGACGTATGCAGGCGTTCAGGAATCTATAAATAATTCCATTCTTGCAGGTACACCCGATTGTGACATATACCTGGTAGAATTGTCGTTTGGTATTCCGGCAGCACTTAATGGTCTGGCTACCGATTTGAAAACCGTTCTTCCGGCAGATAACGATCTTTTTACCACACAAAAGAATATTACATACCTGGACCTGGGGGATGGTAAAGCAACACTGCTAAAGAGGGTAGAAGCAGCTTCAACGATAGAAGCAACCTATCCTTTAGGTTTCAATATGCAGATGCTGGAGGACAATAATCTGGAAGATCCCAGGAAACTATATGAGCGTGGAGAGTGGACCTGGGATAAATTCATTGAATACTGTAAGGTACTGACAAAGGATTCGGATGGAGATGGTCAGACGGATCAATATGGCTATTGCGGCTTCCAAAATGAGACCTTCGAGCAGCTGCTTATGAGTAACGGTGCACATATTGCCTCAACGAAAAAAGAGGAGCTTTCTTCTGCGGCAACTGGTGAAGCCCTGCAGATGATGTCAGATATGTACAATGTATATAATGTTGCCTATCCTTATGATTTTGAAAGCGGCGATGACGCTACCACCATGAGGGGACAGTACCGTGAAGGGAATATCGGTTTCTTCCCTATTGCAGCGTGGATTGCAGCGGATAAGGCGGATTATGACTACTCAGGTGCTAACGGCTCTACCCTTGCATTTGATACGGCCTATGTTCAGTGGCCGGTAGGTCCTTCCGGTAATAAGGATACCAATGCCGGTAAGGTATCAGCAGGTGAATACTATATTATTCCTGCAGGGGTAAAAGATCCGGAAACAGTTTATAATGTGCTTTATGATATGTGGAACTGGTATGACGGAGATACTTCTGTTCGAGATGATGAGGAGACTCTGTATTGGTGGTATGCAGTTACCGCTTCTGATGAGACACTACAGAACGAGAATTTCTCCATTATGGAAGATGTCGGCAGCAGAGAAACCTTTGAGCTTTGGAATCAGCTGGGTGTCTCTTACGATCTTCACTCACTGATCAAAGGGGAGACCACGCCAGCACAGTTCCAGGAAACCTACAAACAGCAGGTACAGGATGCCCTTGATGCCTATTTTAAATAA